Proteins found in one Triticum aestivum cultivar Chinese Spring chromosome 4D, IWGSC CS RefSeq v2.1, whole genome shotgun sequence genomic segment:
- the LOC123099664 gene encoding dynamin-related protein 4C-like, whose product MAKPKAKRLKSFPNDAAAADGVAASAIASSYNDHIRPLLDAVDRLRHLNVSQEGIQLPTIVVVGDQSSGRSSVLESLAGISLPRGQGICTRAPLVMRLKDDPSGGDAPVLQLEYGAGRVVSTSEAEVADAIDAATAEIAGSGKGISDRPITLVVRKRGLPDLTLVDLPGITRVPVKGQPDDIYEQVAGIIKEYIAPKETIILNVLSATVDFPTCESIRMSQQVDRHGDRTLAVVTKSDKAPEGLLDKVTMDDVNIGLGYVCVRNRVGDETHDQARGEEERLFDHHPLLSRIDKSMVGIPVLAQRLMQIQATIIAKCLPDIVKQITDRLSRSTAELEQMPPDLNNVADAVRAFFHIVKRTCSSLEKMLVRGEFDEYPDDRHFHGTARIAEMLNAYAKKLPAECPQQSSDLFLMEEVRILEETTAIKLPDFLPRSAFLVLLKKKVQTVVQVPHDLAREVWVLEVLLQHSNDFPQVQPSWRRAVQSMMDKARAQSARHVTELIDMELVADYTYNPDYSKTWSELMEGYGKFMEAVKDRTKPTAVTLKGFGKVEVAHLRNHDDLAGQAFDMRARLASYWRSIVLRLVDGLALHVPRAVKRLAENDLEVALSDELLGNKMAGVERMLAPSPGTGSKRQRLKKSIVLLQQSKEAVADIMDRISAAGEV is encoded by the coding sequence ATGGCCAAGCCCAAAGCAAAGCGGCTCAAATCGTTCCCCAACGACGCCGCAGCGGCCGACGGCGTGGCCGCGAGCGCCATCGCTTCCTCGTACAACGACCACATACGCCCGCTCCTGGACGCCGTGGACCGGCTGCGCCATCTCAATGTCTCGCAGGAGGGCATCCAGCTGCccaccatcgtcgtcgtcggcgaCCAGTCCAGCGGCAGGTCCAGCGTGCTCGAGTCGCTGGCCGGCATCAGCCTCCCGCGCGGCCAGGGCATCTGCACCCGCGCGCCGCTCGTCATGCGCCTCAAGGACGACCCTTCCGGCGGCGACGCCCCCGTGCTGCAGCTCGAGTACGGCGCCGGCCGCGTCGTCAGCACCTCTGAGGCCGAGGTCGCCGACGCCATCGACGCGGCCACCGCCGAGATCGCCGGCTCTGGCAAGGGCATCTCCGACAGGCCCATCACCCTCGTCGTGCGGAAGCGCGGCCTCCCGGACCTCACCCTCGTCGACCTCCCCGGCATCACGCGCGTGCCCGTAAAGGGCCAGCCCGACGACATCTACGAGCAGGTCGCCGGGATCATCAAGGAGTACATCGCGCCCAAGGAGACCATCATCCTCAACGTGCTCTCCGCCACGGTCGACTTCCCGACCTGCGAGTCCATCCGGATGTCGCAGCAGGTGGACCGTCACGGCGACCGCACGCTCGCCGTCGTCACCAAGTCCGACAAGGCCCCCGAGGGGCTGCTAGACAAGGTCACCATGGACGACGTCAACATCGGCCTCGGCTACGTCTGCGTCCGCAACCGCGTCGGCGACGAGACGCACGACCAGGCgcgcggcgaggaggagcggctgttCGACCATCACCCGCTCCTGTCCAGAATCGACAAGTCCATGGTGGGCATCCCCGTGCTCGCGCAGCGGCTGATGCAGATCCAGGCCACCATCATCGCCAAGTGCCTCCCCGACATCGTCAAGCAGATCACCGACCGGCTCAGCCGCAGCACCGCCGAGCTAGAGCAGATGCCACCGGATCTCAACAACGTGGCCGACGCGGTGCGAGCCTTTTTCCACATTGTCAAGCGGACGTGCTCGTCGCTGGAGAAGATGCTCGTGAGGGGCGAGTTCGACGAGTACCCCGACGACCGCCACTTCCACGGAACCGCGCGTATCGCCGAGATGCTGAACGCGTACGCCAAGAAACTGCCGGCAGAGTGCCCCCAGCAGAGCAGCGACCTGTTCCTGATGGAGGAGGTGCGCATCCTGGAGGAGACCACGGCCATCAAGCTCCCCGACTTCCTCCCAAGGTCGGCGTTCCTCGTCCTGCTCAAGAAGAAGGTCCAGACCGTCGTGCAGGTGCCGCACGACCTCGCCCGCGAGGTCTGGGTGCTGGAGGTGCTGCTGCAGCACTCGAACGACTTCCCGCAGGTGCAGCCGTCGTGGCGCCGCGCGGTCCAGAGCATGATGGACAAGGCACGAGCGCAGTCGGCGCGGCACGTCACGGAGCTGATCGACATGGAGCTGGTGGCCGACTACACCTATAATCCCGACTACAGCAAGACATGGTCCGAGCTCATGGAAGGGTACGGCAAGTTCATGGAGGCCGTGAAAGACCGCACCAAACCCACGGCCGTCACCCTGAAGGGCTTCGGGAAGGTGGAGGTGGCGCACCTGAGGAACCACGACGACCTGGCCGGGCAGGCGTTCGACATGCGGGCTCGCCTCGCCTCGTACTGGAGGAGCATCGTGCTCCGGCTCGTCGATGGGCTGGCGCTGCACGTACCGCGCGCCGTGAAGCGGCTCGCCGAGAACGACCTCGAGGTGGCGCTCTCCGACGAGCTCCTAGGGAACAAGATGGCCGGAGTGGAGCGGATGCTCGCGCCCTCGCCCGGCACCGGCAGCAAGCGCCAGCGCCTCAAGAAGAGCATCGTATTGCTTCAGCAGTCCAAGGAGGCCGTGGCTGACATCATGGACAGGATTAGCGCGGCAGGGGAAGTGTAG